The genomic interval CGGATCGTTCCAGGGCACCTGCGAAACGTATAACATTCCCTATGCCGGCAGCGGTGTTTTTGCCTCGAGCATTGGCATGGACAAAGTTAAAGCAAAAGAGTTATGTCGGTCTCAAAACCTGCCCGTCGTTGATGAGTTTGATTTCTTTGAAAAAGAGTGGGAAAATGACCAACAAACTATACTTCATTATGCCGAAAAACTGGAGTACCCGGTAATTGTAAAACCCACTACCCTGGGCAGCAGCATCGGTGTAACAAAAGCGGAAGACGAACAAGCCCTTATCGAAGCTATAGAAACTGCATTTCGGTACGATAATAATTTGATGATAGAAAAGGCAGTAACACCTTTAATGGAGATCAACTGCTCAGTACTTGGCACCCCCGAAGAGCTACAAACCAGCGTCTGTGAACGTCCACTAGGACAAGAAGAAACGCTCTCTTTTGAAGATAAATACCAGGCCGAAGGCGGACAAAAAGGAATGGCTTCTGCCGATCGGGTAATCCCCGCCGATATTCCTGATGCAATGACCGAAAAAATTCAATCTCTTTCTGAGCAGATCTTTAAAACTTTTCGGGCCAGTGGCATAGCTCGACTAGATTTCTTGATCAATGAAGACACAGAAGAAATCTTTTTCAACGAAATAAATACCATCCCAGGCTCATTTTCCTTTTACCTATGGGAAGAAAGCGGAATGAATATGAAAGAATTAATGCTACGATTAATTGATATTGCTATAATACAACACCAACAAAAAATGGGACGTGTCCGCTCATACGATACAAATCTGCTTGATGAAAAGGCAATCAAAGGAATAAAAGGGCTTAAAGGATCCAATGATTAAAAACCTGCTCTTGTATCCTAAAACAAATTCGACATCTATGAAATCATTAACTACTCATCATAAGCTGCTGATTGTTTTATCTATCCTGTTTTTGTTCACAGGCTGTAAACAACCGGAAACTGTAGTTGTAGATCGGTCTCCCACTGCTGCGGCACCTGATGACTCTGTTACTACAACTTCAGCTGATGACCAAGCAGGATTTCGCCAATTATCGATAGGTGAGCTACAGCCCATCCACACCCTCGACCCCCTCTTCGCTGATAAAGCCTCTTCGATGCGGGCTGTGCAACTTGTTTATGAGGGACTCACGAGACTAAATGCGCAGGGCAACATTGTTCCCGGTATCGCAAAAAGCTGGCAGGTTAATAATGATTCAACGGAATTTACCTTTACAATCCGGCAAGATATTTACTACCACGATAATGACGCCTTTAGTACCGGGACCGGCCGCAGGCTCAAAGCATCGGATGTAAAATATGTGTTCGAACGTATGGCCAAAATTAATGTACCCCCGCTTGCGGCACAGATGTTTATGAACATCAGCGGCTTTAACTCTTACTTTCAGGAACAGCGAATGGTTTATAATCCTGAAGAACGAAATCTTACCGGCATAGACGGAATCCAAATACCGAACTCCCGAACCGTTACCTTTTCATTAAATGATACTGATCCAAAATTCTTACATAAGCTGGCCACGCCGCTTGCTGCCATCTATCCCAGCGAAGCAGTGGGGAAATCTGTAACAGATTTTAAGGCTGTAGGTACCGGACCATTTAAGTTTTCGAAACGTGATGCTGATTCAACGCTCATCTTCAGCAAGTTTCGTAACTATTATGAGTCATCAGCTATAAATATCAATCGGATTGATATTAAAGTCTATTCTTCAGAATCAGATCTTTTTCAATCCATGAGTAAAGGGGACCTTTATCTACTGCCACAACTTGGTCCCCAGCTGATCAAGAATCTAATTACAGATGATGGACAGCTGCGCAACTCGTATACCAATCGCTATAACCTGCAAAAACCAGGTGGTTCCACTATATATGCCATGCGGCATAATACAAATTCAACATTATCCGAAGCAGAAGCGCAAAATCTAAAATCGTTGATGTCCGATTCGCTGGCTTATTTTAATCAATTTCCGGACAGAACAGTATCTCCAACATCAACTAACGGTAGCCAATCCAACCGTATATCCTCTGACAGCCTGGACTCGGTCATTTACTCTTCATACTCCGATAATCAATTTGTACGTACCTTCCTGGGAGCATTTTCACAGGTTCTTAGTTCACAAAATTCGTCACTTCGGATGCTACAAATCCGTGCACCTTCTCGAGATACCGGGTTGTTTTTTACCCAGCACTATCCGTTGATATCCGTCAAAGAATGGAGTACTTCACCGCTTTTTAGATTTTCTGTACAACAGCTTGCCCTTTTTCGCTCAGAAATTAATGGGCTTCAATTTAATCAGCATCCTTGGTGGATTGATGTTCGCGGTGTCGAACTGCCCGCCGCTGAAAATATGACTAACTAATCAATACTATGACATTTGCGGTAATTGCCAATCCCGAAAAATACTCGGTTAAAGACCCCTTTATACAGCTGCTGCAGTGGTCAGACGATCACGGGGTACAAATCCTCTTCAACGCTGATCTGCAAGAGCTATATTCCGGCCAACAACATGCAGCGGCCCAACCAGTTGCTAACGAAAAAAAAGCTATTGATCAGGCAGATATCATTATTGCACTCGGTGGGGATGGCACCATGCTATATACAGCCCGACTGATGAAAAACATCCAGAAGCCAATTTTAGGCATTAACAGCGGTCGGCTGGGATTTATGGCCTATACGCAAAAAGAAAATTTAGAGCAGGCCATGCAGTTTTTAATAGAAGATAACTATCGTATCGACAAACGGTATCTTCTGGAGGCTGAGGATGACGACGGACATATTTACCATGCCCTAAATGAGTTTTTGTTTGCCAAAAAGGATTCCACCTCAATGGTGAATGTACAAGCTGAATATGATGATATGTTCATCAATAATTATTGGTCTGACGGTCTCATCGTCGCTTCACCCACGGGCTCTACGGCCTATAACTTATCGTCTGACGGTCCCATTGTGATGCCCGACAGTAATGTAATGGTGCTCACTCCCATTAATCCGCATACATTAACCACTCGTCCTCTGGTCCTGTCATCCAACAAAGCTCTGAAGGTACGTGTTGAACAGCAGGATCATGAAGTCTTATTTTCGTATGATGGGCAAATTAAACAAATCGACAGCTACCCTTTTGAAGTTAAGATCAAACGATCGAATTTTACCGTTGATCTAATTGAACTACCCACACAAAATTATTTTGATACGCTCCGTCGCAAGCTGATGTGGGGTATGGACTCACGGAATGGAAGTTAGAGGTTGGAGTTCGGAGTACTGAGTTCTAAGTATTGAAGTTTTCAGCAGTGTTGGAGTTTAGAAATTTCTGGCATTTAATTTAAAATTACTTGTAAGGACAGACTCTGTAATTGGTCTTACTTGTACAGATCAATTAAACTGCGAAATATGTCAGGGGTCAAAAAGTTTGAAGAACTGGAATGCTGGAAAGAAGCCCGAACTTTAGTCAAAATGGTGTATGAACTCACACTCAATCCTGAATTTCGAAAAGATTTCGGATTGAAAGATCAGATTCAGCGTACCTCTGTTTCCGTAATGACAAATATTGCAGAAGGTTTTGCCCGTTTCTCTATTAAAGAATTTATTCGGTTTCTGGATTATACACAAAGCTCAAGCGAAGAAGTAAAGAGCTTATTATACGTGGCTTTTGATTTGGGATATATAGATAAACAGGAACTAGAAAAGACTTACCAAAAAGCTAGTGATGTTAGAAATATGACACTTTCTCTTATTAAGTACCTGAGAAAATCAGAACGAGCTCAATAGTACGTTTAATTCTGTCACTCAATTAATGAACTCCAACACTGAGAACTTCGAACTTCAGCACTCAAAGTTCCAATACCTATTTAGCCCTCACGGCTGATATTCAACAATAATAGTTTTATCTTTAGCCTAAATTTACAATCGCAAAAAACTCTTAGTCTCATGAAAGTAACAGTAGTCGGTGCCGGTGGTAATGTCGGCTCTACCGTATCAATGGCCGTAGCACAACGCGATTTCGCCGAAGAAGTTGTAATGGTGGATATCGTTCAAGAAAAAGACGGCGACAAAATTTATCCCTCAAAAGGACGTGCCCTCGATCAGTGGGAATCATCGCCTATCCATAAATTCGATACCAAGCTTAACGGAACCGTTGATTATGAAGATACTGCCGGTTCTGATGTTTGTGTTATTACAGCCGGTGTTCCGCGCAAGCCGGGCATGAGCCGTGATGACCTGCTCGAAATTAATGCTAATATTGTTCAAGATGTGACGGAGAAACTTGTTAAGCATTCTCCTAACACCATCATCATTGTTGTATCCAACCCGCTTGATGTGATGGCGCAAGTTGCCTTAGAAACCAGCGGCCTCGACTCTAGCCGTGTTATGGGCATGGCCGGTATCCTTGATACCGCCCGATACCGTTCCTTCCTGGCTGAAGAAATCGGTGTTTCACCAAAAGATATTCAAGCACTCTTGCTTGGTGGACACGGAGACACCATGGTACCGCTGCCTCGTTTCACTACTGTTTCCGGTATGCCAATCAAGCAGTTTATTGATGACGATAAGCTCGAAGAAATTGTTGAACGCACCAAAGGTGGTGGAGGAGAGCTCGTCAACCTGATGGGGACTTCTGCATGGTACGCACCCGGTGCTGCTGCCGCACAGATGGTAGAGGCTATTATGCTCGATCAAGATCGTGTGTTCCCATGCGCTGCAAATTTAAACGGCGAATATGGGCAAGAAGACCTATTTCTCGGTGTTCCGGTGAAGCTTGGCAAGGGCGGAATCAAAGAAATAATCGAAGTTGACTTAAACGACGAAGAACAAGAACTTTTAGATGAATCAGCCGACCACGTTCACTCTGTACTTAAAGAGTTCCGTCAGCTGATGGATAAATAAATCGCAATAAATTTGAGGACGTAAGGCCCTCACTACTTGCATTTACATAAAAAGGGACTCTGCAGACCACAGCAGAGTCCCTTTTTTATTTTAGCCTGTCCTAATGGCTGTAACAAATTGCCATCCCTTTCCTAAACCGAAATCATTCTAGCATCTGATCAGAAGATAATACACATCTCATAGTACAAGTAAATACTTGCACTATACCGTTGCTTTCAAAATTAATGCATTCTACTAACTGCAATCCCAAGAGTTAAATAAACTTTTATGGTGCAGAAACAAGTACCGCATCCTCAGCAACCAAACCCTTTTCATTCTCTACCAGGTCGAACTCAAAAATGAGATCACGGCTGGGTAAGTAGCTAGTATCAAAGTTCTCTTCAAGCTCAGAAATATGTGCAAAAACCGTTTCGTAAGGTGATTCCTCAAAACGGGAATCAGTAATCCAAAGATTTTCGTTTAGTGTTACAAGAAAACGGAAAAATCCATAGCCTTCTTCATGAGAAAAGTCGTAGCATACACCCCGCACCCGAGAATTTTCTTCTCCCCAAGGATAAGGTGAATCGATAGGCAGCAGGCCCGGAATCAAATATCCCGAAATATACATATCAGCCTCCTTCTTTAACTGCTGCGGCATATCATCAAAACCAATAAGCTCAACGCGGCTTCCTTTTTGCTGTACAGCATTAATCACACTTACGTAACTGCCGTTATTAGTCAGCAGAATAATTTTATCGAGATGATCGGCCTGCGTAATCATATCCACCGCCATATCTATACTTACGGTGGATTGGGAAATCACCTCATCCGTCTCCTCATCCCGGTAGTATTGCAAT from Fodinibius salinus carries:
- a CDS encoding D-alanine--D-alanine ligase family protein translates to MSSKNIAVAFGGISPEHEVSVLSAMQVIASLKESSFNLIPLYITKSGRWLTGTPLLELENYQDLDQLRKQATDCTFSHNDIGKPILLETEKKSFFGSREEYPIYAVIPAFHGSEGENGSFQGTCETYNIPYAGSGVFASSIGMDKVKAKELCRSQNLPVVDEFDFFEKEWENDQQTILHYAEKLEYPVIVKPTTLGSSIGVTKAEDEQALIEAIETAFRYDNNLMIEKAVTPLMEINCSVLGTPEELQTSVCERPLGQEETLSFEDKYQAEGGQKGMASADRVIPADIPDAMTEKIQSLSEQIFKTFRASGIARLDFLINEDTEEIFFNEINTIPGSFSFYLWEESGMNMKELMLRLIDIAIIQHQQKMGRVRSYDTNLLDEKAIKGIKGLKGSND
- a CDS encoding ABC transporter substrate-binding protein, which produces MKSLTTHHKLLIVLSILFLFTGCKQPETVVVDRSPTAAAPDDSVTTTSADDQAGFRQLSIGELQPIHTLDPLFADKASSMRAVQLVYEGLTRLNAQGNIVPGIAKSWQVNNDSTEFTFTIRQDIYYHDNDAFSTGTGRRLKASDVKYVFERMAKINVPPLAAQMFMNISGFNSYFQEQRMVYNPEERNLTGIDGIQIPNSRTVTFSLNDTDPKFLHKLATPLAAIYPSEAVGKSVTDFKAVGTGPFKFSKRDADSTLIFSKFRNYYESSAININRIDIKVYSSESDLFQSMSKGDLYLLPQLGPQLIKNLITDDGQLRNSYTNRYNLQKPGGSTIYAMRHNTNSTLSEAEAQNLKSLMSDSLAYFNQFPDRTVSPTSTNGSQSNRISSDSLDSVIYSSYSDNQFVRTFLGAFSQVLSSQNSSLRMLQIRAPSRDTGLFFTQHYPLISVKEWSTSPLFRFSVQQLALFRSEINGLQFNQHPWWIDVRGVELPAAENMTN
- a CDS encoding NAD(+)/NADH kinase — translated: MTFAVIANPEKYSVKDPFIQLLQWSDDHGVQILFNADLQELYSGQQHAAAQPVANEKKAIDQADIIIALGGDGTMLYTARLMKNIQKPILGINSGRLGFMAYTQKENLEQAMQFLIEDNYRIDKRYLLEAEDDDGHIYHALNEFLFAKKDSTSMVNVQAEYDDMFINNYWSDGLIVASPTGSTAYNLSSDGPIVMPDSNVMVLTPINPHTLTTRPLVLSSNKALKVRVEQQDHEVLFSYDGQIKQIDSYPFEVKIKRSNFTVDLIELPTQNYFDTLRRKLMWGMDSRNGS
- a CDS encoding four helix bundle protein — its product is MSGVKKFEELECWKEARTLVKMVYELTLNPEFRKDFGLKDQIQRTSVSVMTNIAEGFARFSIKEFIRFLDYTQSSSEEVKSLLYVAFDLGYIDKQELEKTYQKASDVRNMTLSLIKYLRKSERAQ
- the mdh gene encoding malate dehydrogenase gives rise to the protein MKVTVVGAGGNVGSTVSMAVAQRDFAEEVVMVDIVQEKDGDKIYPSKGRALDQWESSPIHKFDTKLNGTVDYEDTAGSDVCVITAGVPRKPGMSRDDLLEINANIVQDVTEKLVKHSPNTIIIVVSNPLDVMAQVALETSGLDSSRVMGMAGILDTARYRSFLAEEIGVSPKDIQALLLGGHGDTMVPLPRFTTVSGMPIKQFIDDDKLEEIVERTKGGGGELVNLMGTSAWYAPGAAAAQMVEAIMLDQDRVFPCAANLNGEYGQEDLFLGVPVKLGKGGIKEIIEVDLNDEEQELLDESADHVHSVLKEFRQLMDK
- a CDS encoding NYN domain-containing protein, with protein sequence MEGHVGIFVDAVNVTMNGGFGLRYDILRKFACRDGLSPARMNVYLAYDERRAEEDQSYREKTSRFCEVLRDFEYKVLEKPLQYYRDEETDEVISQSTVSIDMAVDMITQADHLDKIILLTNNGSYVSVINAVQQKGSRVELIGFDDMPQQLKKEADMYISGYLIPGLLPIDSPYPWGEENSRVRGVCYDFSHEEGYGFFRFLVTLNENLWITDSRFEESPYETVFAHISELEENFDTSYLPSRDLIFEFDLVENEKGLVAEDAVLVSAP